From one Trifolium pratense cultivar HEN17-A07 linkage group LG1, ARS_RC_1.1, whole genome shotgun sequence genomic stretch:
- the LOC123891196 gene encoding heavy metal-associated isoprenylated plant protein 39-like — protein MKAISNISGVESVSLDIKEHKLTLTGDIDPVAVVGKLRKLCCPKILSVGPAKEAKKEEKKKKGTEEKKDQNNKNSEAGVVKICEAYHYPIMMKQPHYYYTSVEENPSACVIC, from the exons ATGAAAGCAATCTCTAATATTTCAG GGGTTGAGTCAGTGTCTTTGGATATAAAGGAACATAAATTAACCTTAACTGGAGACATAGATCCTGTGGCTGTAGTTGGAAAGTTAAGGAAATTGTGTTGTCCTAAGATATTATCTGTTGGACCAGCAAAAGAGGCTaagaaagaagagaagaaaaagaagggtaCAGAAGAGAAAAAGGATCAAAATAATAAGAACTCAGAAGCTGGTGTTGTGAAGATTTGTGAAGCTTATCATTATCCTATCATGATGAAACAACCACATTACTACTATACTAGTGTGGAAGAGAATCCTAGTGCATGTGTCATTTGCTAA